One Tumebacillus amylolyticus DNA segment encodes these proteins:
- the mtnP gene encoding S-methyl-5'-thioadenosine phosphorylase: MQADYAIIGGTGVYDPAMLENAERHEIDTPFGKAHVTIGTYAGRRVAFMPRHGYTHSVAPHKINYRANIRALKQIGVHTVLATAAVGSLKEEHRPGDLLLVDDFLDMTKSRPTTFYEGAPEGVVHIDLSDAYCGRTRNHLLETAQAQGIAISNGGVYVCTEGPRFETPAEIRLYSQWGGSVVGMTSVPEVVLAKESEMCYATVAMITNYCTGISKHPLTHAEVVETMRDNVQKIRELFFHAIERGFGERTCACPQALAELGSL; encoded by the coding sequence ATGCAAGCAGATTACGCCATCATCGGCGGCACCGGCGTCTACGATCCGGCCATGCTGGAGAACGCGGAACGCCATGAAATAGACACCCCGTTCGGCAAAGCACACGTGACCATCGGCACGTATGCAGGTCGTCGCGTCGCCTTTATGCCGCGCCACGGCTACACGCACAGCGTGGCCCCGCACAAAATCAACTACCGTGCCAACATTCGCGCACTGAAACAGATCGGCGTCCACACCGTCCTCGCGACGGCCGCGGTCGGTTCTCTGAAGGAAGAACACAGACCAGGCGACTTGCTCCTCGTTGATGATTTCCTCGACATGACGAAGTCCCGCCCGACCACATTTTACGAAGGCGCACCGGAGGGCGTCGTCCACATCGACCTCTCGGACGCCTACTGCGGCCGGACCCGCAACCATTTGCTCGAAACGGCTCAAGCTCAAGGCATCGCGATTTCTAATGGCGGCGTCTACGTCTGCACGGAGGGCCCTCGCTTTGAGACTCCGGCGGAGATTCGTCTGTACTCGCAATGGGGCGGTTCGGTCGTCGGCATGACCTCCGTACCGGAAGTTGTACTCGCCAAGGAATCCGAGATGTGCTACGCGACCGTCGCGATGATCACCAACTATTGCACCGGCATCTCGAAGCATCCGCTGACGCACGCAGAAGTCGTCGAGACGATGCGCGACAACGTGCAAAAAATCCGCGAACTGTTCTTCCACGCCATCGAGCGTGGTTTTGGCGAGCGCACGTGCGCCTGCCCGCAGGCTTTGGCGGAACTCGGTTCACTGTAA
- the mtnA gene encoding S-methyl-5-thioribose-1-phosphate isomerase, which translates to MQPLKWNGKSLLVLDQTLLPEQEIRDDCDTYELVAEAIEKMKVRGAPAIGATAAYGIAIGANASEALDLDKGPYLTYLESVCERLAKTRPTAVNLFWAIKRMRGLIEANQDLSVKELAELITREANLIAEEDVRLNKSIGQNGLTFIPENARILTHCNTGSLATFDYGTALGVIRAAHEKGRVEHVFADETRPYLQGARLTAFELHRDNIPVSVVTDSMAGYLMQQKMVDLVIVGADRIAANGDAANKIGTYSLAVLAKHHGIPFYVAAPMSTLDYEMETGAEIEIEQRSADEVIFIGGKRMVPEGVPALHPAFDVTPHELITAIITDKGNVEQPNTENMLKLL; encoded by the coding sequence ATGCAACCGTTGAAATGGAATGGCAAGTCCCTGCTGGTCCTCGACCAAACGCTTTTGCCGGAGCAAGAAATTAGGGACGACTGTGACACGTACGAACTGGTCGCTGAAGCGATTGAAAAAATGAAAGTCCGCGGTGCTCCCGCAATCGGTGCAACCGCCGCGTACGGCATCGCAATCGGAGCAAATGCTTCGGAAGCGCTCGACCTCGACAAAGGCCCGTACCTGACCTACCTCGAATCGGTTTGCGAACGTCTGGCGAAAACCCGCCCGACCGCCGTCAACCTGTTCTGGGCGATCAAGCGCATGCGCGGTCTGATTGAAGCGAACCAAGACCTCTCCGTCAAGGAACTCGCGGAGTTGATCACCCGCGAAGCCAACCTCATCGCAGAGGAAGACGTTCGCTTGAACAAGTCGATCGGACAGAACGGCTTGACGTTCATCCCGGAGAACGCCCGCATCCTCACGCACTGCAACACGGGGTCTCTGGCGACGTTCGACTACGGAACGGCGCTCGGCGTCATCCGCGCGGCGCACGAAAAGGGTCGTGTCGAGCACGTTTTTGCAGACGAGACCCGTCCGTATCTGCAAGGCGCCCGATTGACCGCCTTCGAATTGCACCGAGACAACATCCCGGTCTCCGTTGTCACCGACTCGATGGCGGGCTATCTCATGCAACAAAAAATGGTCGACCTCGTCATCGTCGGGGCGGACCGGATCGCCGCCAACGGCGACGCTGCGAACAAGATCGGGACGTACTCGCTCGCCGTTCTCGCCAAGCACCACGGCATTCCGTTTTACGTCGCGGCCCCGATGTCTACGCTCGATTACGAGATGGAGACCGGAGCTGAGATTGAAATCGAGCAGCGCTCTGCGGACGAAGTGATTTTTATCGGCGGCAAGCGCATGGTTCCGGAAGGCGTACCGGCGTTGCACCCGGCGTTCGACGTGACCCCGCATGAGCTGATTACGGCGATCATCACCGACAAAGGCAACGTCGAGCAACCGAACACGGAGAACATGTTGAAGCTCTTGTAG
- a CDS encoding class II aldolase/adducin family protein, translated as MNEHIEQTKSEVLDAAKQMIRTGLVAAVWGNVSARVPGTDLVVITPSGVEYETLTLEMLCVLDMGTGQMVEGTLKPSSESPLHLAVYRARGDVFGVMHTHSTYASAFSCARQEIPPLIEDLAQVCGGPVSVADYALPGSEDVGRNVVESLGTKGAVLMANHGVVGVGNTVSEALRVCQIVEKGAQICAIAKSIGEPVLLSDEDVTWLREKYTTVYGQQKER; from the coding sequence ATGAACGAACACATCGAACAAACCAAATCAGAAGTTCTGGACGCGGCCAAACAGATGATCCGCACCGGACTGGTCGCGGCCGTTTGGGGCAATGTCTCCGCGAGAGTGCCGGGCACGGATCTGGTCGTGATTACTCCAAGCGGTGTCGAGTACGAAACGCTGACGCTTGAGATGCTCTGCGTTCTCGACATGGGAACCGGGCAGATGGTCGAAGGCACGTTGAAACCCTCCTCGGAGTCGCCGTTGCATCTCGCCGTCTACCGCGCTCGGGGCGATGTGTTTGGCGTGATGCATACGCACAGTACGTATGCGAGCGCTTTTTCCTGCGCACGTCAAGAAATTCCGCCGTTGATCGAAGACCTCGCGCAAGTTTGCGGAGGTCCGGTCTCCGTGGCGGACTATGCGTTGCCGGGAAGTGAGGACGTCGGGCGCAATGTCGTGGAATCCTTGGGCACCAAAGGCGCGGTCCTCATGGCCAACCATGGGGTCGTCGGCGTGGGCAATACGGTTTCCGAAGCTCTGCGCGTCTGCCAGATCGTTGAAAAAGGCGCGCAAATCTGCGCCATCGCCAAATCGATCGGAGAGCCCGTCTTGCTTTCCGATGAGGACGTGACTTGGCTGAGAGAGAAATACACGACGGTTTACGGACAACAAAAGGAGAGATAA
- a CDS encoding amidohydrolase, translating into MARTLIHGAVVVPVLEDSYHKEGYIIIEGQRIAEVGAGAYTGSLDGFDTVIDAKGKLAMPGLINTHGHASMTLLRGYADDLPLQQWLEERCWPIEAKMTDEDIYWGAQLAILEMLKGGTTTFTDMFYFMDRVAQATEESGIRAVLSRGMVGFDPENGVKLKDQAVQFVQDWHGKADGRINVMFGPHAEYTCPKDYLAQAAQVATENKRPVQIHLSETVKEVQDCIERYGKTPVALLEEVGMFNNPTLVAHAVHVTDEDIAILKKHNVTIAHNPDSNLKLGSGVAPVLKFLEAGLTVGLGTDGAASNNNLDMFEELRMAAMLHKGVNLDPVAVNAFQAVRLATNGGAKALFLEDTLGTLQAGALADIILLDIEQPQYYPQRHNMIAHLAYSSNSRDVTDVFVDGKHIVKDRQVLTLDEKKIYAEIERICERLYAE; encoded by the coding sequence ATGGCACGCACTCTGATTCACGGCGCGGTCGTCGTACCGGTCTTGGAAGATTCGTATCACAAGGAAGGCTACATCATCATCGAAGGCCAACGCATCGCCGAAGTGGGAGCCGGTGCCTACACGGGTTCCCTCGACGGGTTCGACACCGTCATCGACGCTAAAGGCAAGCTCGCCATGCCGGGTCTGATCAACACGCACGGGCATGCTTCGATGACCTTGCTGCGCGGTTACGCAGACGATCTCCCGCTGCAACAATGGCTGGAAGAACGCTGCTGGCCGATCGAAGCCAAGATGACCGACGAAGACATCTACTGGGGCGCGCAGCTCGCAATCCTTGAAATGCTCAAGGGCGGCACGACGACGTTCACCGACATGTTCTACTTCATGGATCGCGTGGCGCAAGCGACCGAGGAGTCCGGCATCCGTGCCGTTCTGTCGCGCGGCATGGTCGGGTTTGACCCGGAGAACGGCGTGAAGCTCAAGGACCAAGCGGTTCAATTCGTTCAGGATTGGCACGGCAAAGCGGACGGTCGCATCAACGTGATGTTTGGCCCGCACGCAGAGTACACCTGCCCCAAGGACTACCTCGCCCAAGCGGCGCAAGTGGCAACCGAGAACAAACGTCCGGTGCAAATTCACCTCTCCGAAACGGTCAAGGAAGTTCAAGATTGCATCGAACGCTACGGCAAGACTCCGGTCGCTCTGCTCGAAGAAGTCGGGATGTTCAACAACCCGACCCTCGTGGCGCACGCGGTTCACGTCACCGACGAAGACATCGCGATCCTCAAAAAGCACAACGTCACCATCGCGCACAACCCGGACTCCAACCTCAAGCTCGGCTCCGGCGTGGCACCTGTTCTGAAATTCCTTGAAGCGGGCTTGACCGTCGGTCTCGGCACGGACGGTGCGGCTTCGAACAACAATCTCGACATGTTCGAAGAATTGCGCATGGCGGCGATGCTCCACAAAGGCGTCAACCTCGATCCGGTGGCTGTGAACGCATTCCAAGCGGTCCGCTTGGCAACCAACGGCGGTGCGAAAGCTCTGTTCCTCGAAGACACCCTCGGCACGCTGCAAGCGGGAGCTCTCGCCGACATCATCTTGCTCGACATCGAGCAGCCGCAATACTACCCGCAACGCCACAACATGATCGCCCACCTCGCGTACTCGTCCAACTCGCGCGACGTGACCGACGTGTTCGTCGACGGCAAGCACATCGTGAAGGACCGTCAAGTCCTGACCCTCGATGAAAAGAAAATCTACGCCGAGATCGAACGCATCTGCGAACGCCTCTACGCAGAGTAA
- a CDS encoding alpha-amylase domain-containing protein, which translates to MKNKRLAKAFAVLTPAVLIGSMLAQPASAGVLMQGFYWDATASGTSWWNNLGSKANELKNAGFTAVWIPPVIKGASGGYSNGYDPFDDYDLGSKDQMGSIPTHWGTREELQKSVAMMRSNGLDVYVDIVNNHRNGDSGNWIYSYKDAYGNASGGRFGKGQYDFHPGYSAQDANVPNDDSSFGRDLAHDSAYVASGLKDAGDWMTKALDIQGYRLDYVKGYSYTFIKDYLNYGAMAGKFAVGEYYDSNRDTLNWWSSTATGGRASAFDFSLREELKSMSNGGGFYDMSRLDHAGLAGINPGAAVTFVENHDTDRDSAITKNKHLAYAYILTSEGYPTVFYKDYYNYGMKTTIDNLIWIHEKIASGTTTQRWKDTDVFAFERMGGNHLLSALNDNGSSSKTITVATGFGANVTLHDYTGHSGDVTTNGSGQATITIPANSYVAYSKTGITGSFSPAQKAVTQEFAGAKDLDIKPADNTQLVQVGRIYAQSGKPISAALYYDIASWTTSTNIYLELDNTAGAVATSKTYTSATAQGTALTYTPTTTGWYTFKIRSNSTPAANAKPKYWLKTTYTAPQQ; encoded by the coding sequence ATGAAAAACAAGCGATTGGCCAAAGCGTTTGCCGTGTTGACACCTGCAGTTCTGATCGGCTCGATGTTGGCACAACCGGCTTCGGCAGGGGTGTTGATGCAAGGCTTTTACTGGGACGCAACGGCGTCCGGGACTTCGTGGTGGAACAACCTCGGCAGCAAAGCCAACGAATTGAAAAACGCCGGCTTCACCGCCGTCTGGATTCCGCCGGTCATCAAGGGCGCATCGGGCGGTTACTCGAACGGGTATGATCCGTTCGACGACTACGACCTGGGAAGCAAAGACCAGATGGGCAGCATCCCGACCCACTGGGGGACCCGTGAAGAACTTCAAAAGTCTGTTGCGATGATGCGCTCCAACGGTCTCGATGTCTACGTGGACATCGTCAACAACCACCGCAACGGGGACAGCGGCAACTGGATTTATTCGTATAAGGACGCATACGGCAATGCAAGCGGCGGACGATTCGGCAAGGGGCAGTATGACTTCCATCCGGGCTACAGCGCCCAAGATGCAAACGTTCCCAACGACGACTCCTCGTTCGGTCGCGACCTCGCTCATGACAGCGCGTACGTAGCAAGCGGTCTGAAAGACGCGGGCGATTGGATGACCAAAGCGCTCGACATCCAAGGATACCGCCTCGACTATGTCAAGGGCTACTCCTACACGTTTATCAAAGACTATCTGAATTATGGCGCAATGGCGGGCAAGTTCGCAGTCGGCGAATACTACGATTCCAACCGCGACACGCTCAACTGGTGGAGCTCGACCGCGACGGGAGGCCGTGCGTCGGCGTTTGACTTCTCTCTGCGCGAAGAACTCAAGAGCATGAGCAACGGCGGCGGCTTCTACGACATGTCCCGACTCGACCATGCGGGTCTTGCGGGCATCAATCCGGGAGCGGCGGTTACGTTCGTGGAGAACCACGACACCGACCGTGACAGCGCGATCACGAAAAACAAACATCTCGCTTACGCCTACATCCTCACCTCCGAAGGTTATCCGACGGTGTTCTACAAGGACTACTACAACTACGGCATGAAGACCACGATCGACAACCTGATCTGGATTCATGAAAAAATCGCATCCGGCACGACGACGCAGCGCTGGAAAGACACCGACGTGTTCGCCTTCGAGCGCATGGGCGGCAACCATTTGCTGTCCGCGCTCAACGACAACGGCTCTTCCAGCAAAACGATCACCGTCGCAACGGGCTTTGGCGCAAACGTCACGCTTCATGACTACACCGGCCACAGCGGCGATGTCACGACCAACGGCAGCGGCCAAGCGACGATCACGATCCCGGCCAACTCCTATGTGGCGTACTCCAAGACGGGCATCACCGGCTCGTTCTCCCCGGCTCAGAAAGCGGTCACCCAAGAATTCGCGGGGGCGAAAGACCTCGACATCAAACCGGCGGACAACACCCAACTCGTGCAAGTCGGCCGCATCTACGCGCAATCGGGCAAACCGATCTCGGCGGCTCTCTACTACGACATCGCATCTTGGACGACGTCGACGAACATCTACCTCGAACTCGACAACACAGCGGGTGCCGTCGCAACGTCGAAAACGTACACCAGCGCAACGGCTCAAGGCACGGCGTTGACCTACACGCCGACCACGACCGGTTGGTACACGTTCAAGATTCGCAGCAACAGCACGCCGGCCGCCAACGCGAAACCGAAATACTGGCTGAAAACCACCTACACCGCTCCGCAGCAATAA
- a CDS encoding S-layer homology domain-containing protein, with protein MKKWKVWLAMTAVLCTTSMIPPKAEACSCVSIFNDDRDMASYATTGVLYLNGKGILQGDSEHNFHPSASITREEMAVVLAKTLQIAPVDAPSTTPTFSDVPANGWSFGYVQGVAHAGLMVGDEKGNFNPQQPITREELAATLIRAMKLDVTGRGKNLNVADQASVSTWARDAVQAALETGLMHGDTPTTFNPQATAERQQVAVVIFNYLMRQGVQEKLNLRMQAIHEKNLDKFLTTLDPDQARGAYKVEQTHWFQDLIGSSIADYKVEVLDIKVNPPMTLDVTLHQTYTMDGKPYELTYHEHYNYYGEGMYDAGELLDELRSSHFVVQYAPEDKATAEKVRDDAEAAYADLQAIYPHQEPAGKQLGIKLYHDPEFLRQSVKLSFAWQFIGWYEYGESIKLSSQRGPTEYYQRTIEHEMVHELTVGQSNNNLPYWFAEGLATYYTDLMQDGGPLLTKPYMSIADLEKINLETLTDNQEVSIYYNTSGHIVKFLARQYGEDKVRELVQRLGSYPYQEGTASVNDTESLKRLHETLPKIFGGKTLEQLDTEWQAWIKNLQENH; from the coding sequence ATGAAAAAATGGAAAGTTTGGCTGGCGATGACCGCCGTTCTTTGCACGACGAGCATGATCCCGCCAAAAGCAGAAGCTTGCAGTTGCGTCTCAATCTTCAACGACGACCGTGACATGGCATCCTACGCAACCACAGGAGTCCTTTATCTAAACGGCAAAGGTATCCTGCAAGGGGACAGCGAGCACAATTTTCACCCAAGCGCGTCGATCACCCGTGAAGAAATGGCGGTCGTTTTAGCAAAAACGCTCCAGATCGCGCCTGTGGACGCTCCTTCCACGACTCCGACTTTCTCTGACGTACCTGCAAACGGGTGGAGCTTCGGCTACGTCCAAGGAGTCGCGCACGCCGGCCTCATGGTCGGGGATGAAAAAGGGAACTTCAACCCGCAACAACCGATCACGCGTGAAGAACTCGCCGCTACGCTGATTCGGGCGATGAAACTCGACGTGACCGGACGTGGGAAAAATCTCAATGTCGCCGACCAAGCAAGCGTCTCGACCTGGGCCCGCGATGCGGTGCAAGCCGCGCTGGAAACGGGCTTGATGCATGGAGACACCCCGACGACCTTCAACCCGCAAGCAACGGCGGAACGCCAGCAAGTCGCGGTGGTGATCTTCAACTATCTCATGCGTCAAGGCGTGCAGGAGAAGTTGAATTTGCGGATGCAAGCGATTCATGAGAAGAACCTCGACAAGTTCCTCACCACGCTCGACCCGGACCAAGCAAGAGGTGCTTACAAAGTCGAGCAAACCCACTGGTTCCAAGACCTGATCGGCAGTTCGATCGCCGACTACAAAGTCGAAGTTCTCGACATCAAAGTCAATCCGCCGATGACGCTCGACGTCACCCTGCACCAAACGTACACGATGGACGGGAAGCCTTATGAGCTGACCTACCACGAACACTACAACTACTACGGAGAAGGGATGTATGACGCCGGAGAACTGCTCGATGAACTGCGCTCCTCACACTTTGTCGTCCAGTACGCGCCGGAGGACAAAGCAACGGCGGAAAAAGTGCGCGACGATGCAGAAGCCGCGTATGCAGATTTGCAAGCGATCTACCCGCATCAGGAGCCGGCGGGGAAGCAACTGGGCATCAAACTGTATCACGACCCGGAATTCCTCCGACAATCTGTGAAGCTCTCGTTTGCGTGGCAGTTCATCGGCTGGTATGAGTACGGCGAATCGATCAAGCTCAGTTCGCAACGGGGACCGACGGAGTACTACCAACGCACCATCGAGCACGAGATGGTACACGAACTCACCGTCGGCCAATCGAACAACAACCTTCCCTACTGGTTCGCCGAAGGTCTCGCCACGTATTACACAGATTTGATGCAAGATGGCGGGCCGCTGTTGACCAAACCGTACATGTCGATCGCCGACTTGGAGAAAATCAACCTCGAAACCTTGACCGACAACCAAGAGGTCAGCATCTATTACAACACCTCAGGCCACATCGTGAAATTCCTCGCCAGACAATACGGCGAAGACAAAGTCCGCGAACTGGTCCAAAGGCTCGGCTCCTATCCGTACCAAGAGGGAACGGCAAGCGTGAACGACACCGAAAGCCTGAAACGTCTGCACGAAACCCTGCCGAAAATCTTCGGCGGCAAAACGCTCGAACAACTCGACACCGAATGGCAGGCCTGGATCAAGAACCTGCAGGAAAACCACTAA
- the surE gene encoding 5'/3'-nucleotidase SurE has product MRILISNDDGIQADGIRVLAQELTQLGDVFVVAPNRQRSAAGHGITLHKPLFLEEHDLGPGVHAYGLSGTPADCIKFGVSELMKDARPDFVVSGINAGSNLGNDVIYSGTVSAAIEGSIQGMPAIAVSQCGSEPYDYAGAAHFTSRLIREVMQKGLDPDTILNVNYPSCDPQQVQGVRITTVGKRRYLNHYDKRTNPRGVPYYWLAGPLKDLPLESDSDIRAVREGYVSVSPVHFDFSYRQMIDSLKTWSLE; this is encoded by the coding sequence ATGAGAATCTTGATCAGCAATGACGATGGCATCCAAGCGGACGGCATCCGCGTACTGGCTCAGGAACTGACGCAGCTCGGCGACGTGTTTGTCGTGGCGCCGAATCGCCAGCGCAGCGCCGCCGGTCACGGCATCACCTTACATAAACCACTGTTTTTGGAAGAGCATGACTTGGGACCCGGCGTCCACGCCTACGGACTGAGCGGAACGCCTGCCGACTGCATCAAGTTTGGCGTCAGCGAACTGATGAAGGACGCGCGTCCCGATTTCGTCGTATCAGGAATCAACGCGGGGAGCAACCTAGGGAATGATGTGATCTACTCCGGCACCGTTTCCGCTGCCATCGAAGGCTCGATCCAAGGGATGCCGGCCATCGCCGTCTCCCAATGTGGAAGCGAACCGTACGACTACGCGGGCGCGGCGCACTTCACATCGCGTCTGATTCGAGAGGTCATGCAAAAAGGTCTCGACCCGGACACGATCTTAAACGTCAACTACCCGTCGTGTGACCCTCAACAGGTGCAAGGCGTCCGGATCACGACGGTTGGCAAGCGACGCTATCTCAACCATTACGACAAGCGGACCAACCCGCGCGGTGTCCCGTACTACTGGCTGGCCGGCCCGCTCAAAGACCTGCCGCTGGAGTCCGACTCCGACATTCGCGCCGTTCGCGAGGGCTACGTCTCCGTCTCGCCTGTACACTTTGACTTCTCGTACCGGCAGATGATCGACTCCCTCAAGACGTGGTCGCTTGAATAA
- a CDS encoding DUF4264 family protein → METTEHVTIANVDLPNPVELYQVVDFLNHTLKDWNLLFGLSKGEEQGDLQLIVYEERKQ, encoded by the coding sequence ATGGAAACCACCGAACATGTGACGATTGCGAACGTTGACCTGCCCAACCCTGTTGAACTGTATCAGGTGGTCGATTTCTTGAACCACACGCTGAAGGACTGGAATTTGCTGTTCGGACTCAGCAAAGGCGAGGAGCAAGGCGATCTGCAACTGATCGTGTACGAGGAGAGGAAACAGTAA
- a CDS encoding AAA family ATPase → MKNYFKELILGVGLAVTAFVGLTFRFNVLPVLMLVAILFTIAILLDKNKSAAAGASHEVAKSHRVEFEHIGGQDMAKREMMEALDFLRHRDKIKELGIRPLKGIILTGPPGTGKTLLAKAAASYTDSAFVSASGSEFVEMYVGVGASRVRELFKKARMIAKKEGKDSAIVFIDEIDVIGGKRGGNSGHQEYDQTLNQLLTEMDGMGTTSSPFVLVVAATNRLDILDPALIRPGRFDRQIKVDLPDKAGRLAILEIQTRNKPLADGVNLEQVARETYGFSGAQLESLCNEAAILAMREEKASVEQLHFRDSVDKVLLGERTGKRPRQEELERVSVHELGHAITAELVRSHSVSHITIAPRGNALGFVRQVPESDGYLYTKDQLINQIIIALGGTVSEELIYGNRSTGAQGDIQQATNMARTIVACGLSSLGIVDIDNLQKNILDEEIRRIFADVEEMTRRMLAPYEEGIRNLSVDLVREENMTGDDFREWLRVNKKAEEALAV, encoded by the coding sequence GTGAAAAACTACTTCAAAGAGCTGATCTTGGGCGTGGGTCTTGCTGTGACGGCCTTCGTCGGATTGACATTTCGCTTTAACGTGCTGCCGGTTTTGATGCTGGTCGCGATTCTGTTCACCATTGCGATTCTTCTCGATAAAAACAAATCGGCCGCAGCGGGCGCGTCTCATGAAGTCGCGAAGTCGCACCGTGTGGAATTTGAGCATATCGGCGGTCAGGACATGGCGAAGCGCGAGATGATGGAAGCGCTCGACTTCCTGCGCCACCGTGACAAAATCAAGGAACTCGGCATCCGTCCGCTCAAAGGCATCATCTTGACGGGCCCTCCGGGCACCGGCAAGACCTTGCTGGCAAAAGCTGCCGCAAGCTACACCGATTCGGCGTTCGTCTCGGCGTCCGGTTCTGAGTTTGTGGAAATGTACGTCGGTGTCGGGGCGTCCCGTGTGCGCGAACTGTTCAAAAAAGCGCGCATGATCGCGAAAAAAGAAGGCAAAGACTCCGCCATCGTGTTCATCGACGAAATCGACGTCATCGGCGGCAAGCGCGGCGGGAACTCGGGTCACCAAGAGTATGACCAGACCCTGAACCAGCTCTTGACCGAGATGGACGGCATGGGGACCACATCGTCTCCGTTCGTCCTCGTTGTGGCGGCGACCAACCGTCTCGACATCCTCGACCCGGCGCTGATCCGTCCGGGCCGTTTCGACCGTCAGATCAAAGTCGATCTCCCGGACAAAGCGGGCCGTCTGGCGATCTTGGAGATCCAGACCCGCAACAAACCGCTGGCTGACGGTGTCAACCTCGAACAGGTTGCCCGCGAAACCTACGGTTTCTCCGGGGCGCAACTGGAATCGCTGTGCAACGAGGCGGCGATTCTCGCGATGCGTGAGGAGAAAGCGTCCGTGGAACAACTGCACTTCCGCGATTCTGTGGACAAGGTCTTGCTCGGGGAACGCACCGGCAAGCGCCCGCGCCAAGAAGAGTTGGAGCGCGTCTCGGTCCACGAATTGGGCCATGCGATCACCGCAGAACTCGTTCGCAGCCACTCCGTTTCGCACATCACGATCGCCCCGCGCGGCAACGCGCTCGGTTTCGTGCGTCAAGTGCCGGAATCGGACGGCTACCTGTACACCAAGGACCAGTTGATCAACCAGATCATCATCGCTCTCGGCGGTACGGTCTCGGAAGAACTGATCTACGGCAACCGCTCCACCGGGGCGCAAGGCGATATCCAACAAGCGACCAACATGGCACGCACCATCGTCGCCTGCGGGCTGTCGAGCCTCGGCATCGTCGACATCGACAACCTGCAGAAGAACATCCTCGACGAGGAAATCCGCCGCATCTTCGCCGATGTGGAAGAGATGACCCGTCGCATGCTCGCTCCGTACGAAGAAGGCATTCGCAACCTGTCTGTCGATCTCGTGCGCGAGGAGAACATGACCGGGGACGACTTCCGCGAATGGCTCCGTGTAAATAAAAAAGCAGAAGAAGCTCTGGCTGTTTAA
- a CDS encoding 3-hydroxyacyl-CoA dehydrogenase family protein, translating to MKIQKIGIVGAGTMGQGLAAAMAGKGVEVILLDRTEQDLEHAKLGLELSLDHRLAKWGITEAEKKSILSRIVLGTNVSLLRDCEVVIESIWENLEDKIELLLAIEKEVGPEALLATNTSTLSITELAAQTAHPERVIGLHFHFPVDRRELVEVVRGLKTSERTVESAYRFLEALDKKAVQVFESPGFITTRLMLPLINEAVLIYAEGVATAEDIDKAMKHGFGFHIGPLELADRFGLDTVVDMLEAMFHETTDPRYRPAAYLRKLVRGGLLGTKVRKGFFQYDEWGERA from the coding sequence ATGAAGATACAAAAGATCGGCATCGTCGGAGCCGGGACGATGGGGCAAGGCTTGGCGGCCGCGATGGCGGGCAAAGGCGTGGAAGTGATCTTGCTGGATCGGACGGAGCAGGATCTGGAACATGCCAAACTCGGGCTGGAATTGTCCCTCGACCATCGGTTGGCGAAGTGGGGCATCACCGAGGCGGAGAAAAAGTCGATCCTCTCGCGGATCGTCCTTGGCACCAACGTGTCCCTGCTGCGCGACTGCGAAGTGGTCATCGAGTCGATCTGGGAGAACCTCGAAGACAAAATCGAGTTGCTCCTCGCCATTGAAAAGGAAGTCGGGCCTGAGGCGTTGCTCGCTACGAACACATCGACGCTTTCCATCACCGAACTGGCGGCGCAAACGGCGCATCCGGAGCGTGTGATCGGGTTGCATTTTCACTTTCCGGTTGATCGCCGTGAATTGGTGGAAGTCGTGCGGGGGTTGAAAACGTCGGAACGAACGGTGGAAAGCGCGTACCGTTTTCTCGAAGCGTTGGACAAAAAAGCGGTGCAGGTCTTTGAGTCACCGGGTTTTATCACGACCCGTTTGATGTTGCCGCTGATCAACGAAGCGGTGTTGATCTACGCCGAGGGTGTCGCGACGGCGGAGGACATCGACAAAGCGATGAAGCACGGCTTCGGGTTCCACATCGGGCCGTTGGAGTTGGCCGATCGGTTCGGTCTCGACACGGTGGTGGACATGTTGGAGGCGATGTTTCACGAAACGACCGACCCGCGCTACCGACCGGCAGCTTATCTGCGCAAACTGGTGCGCGGCGGCCTCTTGGGCACCAAAGTGCGCAAAGGCTTTTTTCAGTACGACGAATGGGGGGAACGGGCGTGA